Part of the Zingiber officinale cultivar Zhangliang chromosome 8A, Zo_v1.1, whole genome shotgun sequence genome, GCTATTAACCTAAATCCACTTCCAAAGAGTCCAATGATTAATAAAGGAAGAACAACtatcacaaataaaattttaaacttttaagtGATAAAAGAGGAGAGAAGAGGCTAAGGCCATTATCTAAACTATCACTCTAACTTTGTTACATATTAGGCTTCACAGACATATATAAAGTATCATGGTTGGAAATATCAACAGactaaaaaaaattctccaaataCTGTATTCGCTTCAATTTACATTCAAAAACATGCAGTTGTTTGCTGCTATGGGCAATTTGCAACATAAGCCTATAAGCATATATAGTATTAAGACAAATGAACATGTATGGAGAGCTAAATTTCATCTAAAGTAACATCTGCAAACAATTGAAGCATGAAAAAGTAAAAACATACTGTCAGAAAAATGTTAAAGGACTGTTCAAGCTTAACATTCCATGATACTGGTTCACTGGTTCCTGGTTCTGAATTGGTTGCGTCTTTCTCATTGTACAGTAGTTCTTTTGCAGGAAAAGATTCCTCCACTTTCACCTTCTCATCTTTCTCTTGCACCGTTGCGGCCTTCACTCGATTCAACCTCCTATACACACAGCAGCAGCGTTTCGTCAAAAACCCTTTTCTAAGAAGTCACAGGGAGAATCAAATCAACAAAAAGGTCTTGTTTATATCAATTGTAGATTAAGCAAATTCCTAGTAATCAACCTTCAGAACATTTACTTCAATAAAACATTGAACTTGCAGCGGAAGTAACCATACCGATCGAAGAAAGAAAACAACGAATCAACAAAAAGACAGAAGCTTGAGCTATCCAAAAGGGCACAACGGAAGCTTCCTTCGtgcaggaaaaaaaaaaaagaccccTCTTTCATGGCAAAACACTCATCAAAATTTAATCGCCCACCAAAATTTTTAAAACCAGCAGGGAATTCCCAAAACACATTAGAGGGAAATCATACCTAGAAGAGGACCTAAGAGAAGAACCAAAGGGGGAAGAAGCTGCACGGGCGAGAGGGTTATAGAGGAAAGGAGTAGCAGGATCGCGACGGGATCTTCTAGCACTTCTTGGATCGGTCTTTgagaagagcaaggaaggagagaAGAGGGGGGCAGTGGCCATGGCTCCAAGCTCCATTCTCGAGCTAGTTTCCTGCTTGCTTCCGCGGCAGCGATTGCTCTCGTTTGCCTTCCTCGCTCGACCAATTGCTAATTTGTGGCCGCCAATGATTCCGATCGAATATTCCGTAcgattttttttaatgtcaaaaTTTTACGTTGCCCCCTCacaatttatcaaaatattcacTTCACCTCTCATGGTATCAACATATCAGTTTACCCTCCAAATCCATTTCATCTCATCTCCTCCGCCTATtttttaatcaatctaaatcatcCTAATAGGGTGAATATGGAAGAAGTTGAAAGTTGCAGGGGCAACATGATATTTCTAAATATAAAGTGGTCAAAGAAAATTgatagaattattattattttcaatttaatacatttcttgtttctattttgaCCAATTTTTAGATCACCACGCTTAAAAAATTACAAATAAGATGAGGGAAAAATAAATTGAATAATTATCAAGGTTATTATAAATCATTTTGGATGTGTATAAAAAGAAAAGTTCTACCCTCTACTTAGAAGAAAGAAAATCTACAAAATCAACTTATCTTTCTCCTTAAGAACTTTCCTCCTTTGTACACAAGGAGTAAAACTTTGAAAGTGTGTATTTGGTTGGGTTCAATTGGTTGCCCCTCGGCGTAAGAATCGCACCATTTCGGTCAGTTCAATCGATTCAAGTTTAGAATGATAAAGTTCAAGTGATACCAAATAAGATTCGCTATCAACAACTAAGTTTCCaaccaaacacaaacaataatCATTGGATTCATGTAAAATACTCTGAAAAGAAAATAGCTTCTGATAGGGAATTCAAGTAGAATGGGTACAGTTGCAGATCATTCAATTGCCATTCAACTTACATATGCATCAAGCAAGGGGACTAGCAAGAagcaaaatcaaaaacaaaacgTGCTTTCTAAGCCAAAAACAATATTTGTTTCCACATCTAAGGAAAGATTCTGTACAAGAAATGAAGCAGGAATCGGTTTTTGTTTGAATAAATTCCACAATCATCTAAGCTTATTCACTTGTTGAGACGGCAAGAATCTCTGTGGTTTTAGGGGCTGGTGTTCTCCAAAATTTTGCAAAGGGCTTCTTCAAGAGTTGCCATCTATGTGGATTCAACTGGCCCATCGACTTCAGCTGCTCTCTGCGAGAATTCCTGTTGGCATGCCATGGTCGACATCTCCAACCAAGGCCGTAGCTGCATGTGAGTGATTCACATATCAGAAATCAACAGCAATGTTGAGAAGCTACAATTTATACCAGTGATTGGCTTATTCAGTTAATGGAGTTGGTTCTCTTATTAAGATACAATTTGGACCATGATGAAGCATTTAAACTAGAAATGGCTGCTTGAGATGGTGAAATTGTGATTAGAACAAGGATGATTCAGAATTATGCTCGAGTCTCGCCTTGACAAGGACATCAAATCTTTAGTGAAGATATGGATAAATTATTCAACTGCATCCTTGTTCCTTCAAATATGGACAGGCCCTCGGTCAGAAGCCGTGTAGATAATGTGGAGAAGAGACCACATATTTTGCTAGAGCCGCTGCTCAAGAGGAGGAAAGTGACAATGTTTGGATATGTGGATAACAGTTTCTCATATGGATTGAACGATCTTACACCATTTGAAGTATTTCAATATTAATGAACCAAAATTTTCACAGAAATAATTATACAATTATAACAGGATTGACAACAAAATATCATGATAATCTAGCCTGGAGAGGTGGAAGGTAGGCTCAAAGTTGAAGATAGAGAGGTTAGCCAACACTAAGTAATTTTGGCCTAAATTGATATGTTTCAAATCTTTCATGATAATTCTTGCCCAAATTGATGTGTATCAATTTTGAGGTACAGAAAGAATATATACATGGAGCTTGATTCAGAGTTTTACTATCATAATGTATCCATATCTAAAATTTCAACCGTTGAACACAAATATAATTAAGGAAGAACGGATGCAATAGATGTTCCAATAGTGAAGACCACCCTATGGATCCTGAAAACATGATGAACATTCAaccaaaagaacaagagaaatacGATAGATAAAGATTTCATCCAAAATGCTATTGCTGATCAAGCATTATGTTCTACAGAACGTAGTGAGAAAAGTATGCTTCAACTATGTAAAATCCCACCAAGAGATAACTCAATTACAATAAATAGCTATCAATCGGCCAAGGCAAAACGAAAGGATAACGAATCCCAGCCCACTGGTGGAAACTGGAAAGATATGGAAATGCAGAATGTATCTATTACAATCCACAAAGCATCAAGAAAACAATAGTGAAAAATagggagagaaaaaaatgaaatggGTTACCTTTGCGGAGAGACGGGTCTCCTGAACTGCTGACCAGGTGTTCGACGCTTTCCTCTTGAGAGCGTTGGGAGGCGGAACCCTCGCCGTTGCCACAAATCGGCGGGTTCACTGAGCGAAAGAAAGCCCGACTGGAGCGCCGCGGCCTCTCGGCCAGCGTCTCCTCTCGCTGATACTGATGAGAAGAAGGATCGAGGATTGAGCAGAGGTCGGGGAAGGAGGAAGAGCGGTCCCTATCTTCGAGAAGAAACACGGATCTCGCGAGAATAttaacaaaaaatatttttaaatattatttaatatatttaaaataattttttaagaaaaaaaataagtcgGTTGGGCTGGGTCCAGTGCGACATTCCGGACCATCTCCTGGACCGTCTCGGCGGAATCTGAGGCGGTCCGAAATGGGCCGGAGCATGcgaagggaagggaagggaaggggaGGGAGGGAGGAGGAAAGAAATCAATGGGAAGAGCGACGGAGACGTGATGGTGACGCTGACCCTGACCCGTCGCAGCGCAAACAAACAAATCCTGCTCATCTTTCCTTCTTCGGGTGGCGTGGCGTGGCGATGCGATCGATCGCCGTCGATGAAGCGACCGGCCCACGGATCGGTTCTTCGCCCTGATCCTGCTCATTTTTCTACGGCAGATTCGACCTCCCTCTGATCCGATCTCCCCCATCCTCTTCCCCTGATTCGTGGACCAGATGCGGAAGGACCGAGTTCCGGCGGCGGCTGGCGCTGCGGAGCCGCGCTTCCGCGGAGTGCGGAAGCGGCCGTGGGGGCGGTTCGCCGCTGAGATCCGGGACCCCTGGAAGAAGGCCAGGGTGTGGCTCGGCACCTTCGACTCGGCCGAGGCTGCCGCCCTGGCCTACGACGCCGCCGCTCGCGCTCTCCGTGGTCCCGCGGCCAAGACCAACTTCCCCCTCGCGTCCTCATCCTCCCCCGCGCTTCCTCCCTCGACCTCCCCTACCTTGCGCCGCCCGCAATTCCCATTCGGGCAAGGCCGCCATGTTCCGGCATCGAGCGGTCACAGCAGCACCGTGGAGTCGTTCAGCGGACCTCGTCTCCCTGCTCCCGCGCCAATCCATCGGCCGATGTCGCAACTCGGGAGGCGGGCCAAGCCGCCTCCCCAGCGCGTCCTTGATGGCGACGACGACTGCCACAGTGACTGCGGGTCGTCGTCCTCGGTTGTCGACGACGAGCGTGGCACCACATCAGCGCGCATGAACACACTACCATTTGATCTGAACCTGCTGCCCCCACCCGACGATGACTTCCAAGCCACAATGCTCTGCCTCTGATTCACCTGTCTCACATCAGTGCTGAGACAACATTGCCAAAAGAGTTGGTTCTTTTCCTTCTCCCATTTGCATTAGTGATTGTTGCATTTCTATACTTGCTTGCCATCTTATGTTCGTATTCAAATTCATGTCGTGGTTTTGCTTTTCATCTGATAAGAGGATTAGAAGTTGAAGATTGGACGGTATCTGATTAGTAGATATCTCTGTTTAATCCCCTTAATATTAGATTATCTACTCGTTTTGATGCATATGATTAGAAAGAAGCTGGCTATCTATTTACCataggattttattttatttttctctttaatgTGTGCATCTGTTTTAACTGCCATGATTGTAAGAATCAACTAAAAAATCTACTTTGTCCACATGAAGAAATGAATGAAGAATTGAAAGAAACAGAAGatagaagaatttttacaaagagAACTAGATATTCTTAAAATCTACATTGTCCACAGCAGATGCTCGTAGGGTTTTGGGGAAATTATTCAAAAAATTTCTGCATGAGGATTTTTTTAGAATATCATTCCATATTTTAGCTGTAAAAGTGGTGGGAAGTTCATGCATCAGGCTGCCCTTTATTTTAACCATAAAAGTGAATATGGAGATATATCATGTTTCTGGTTATGTGATGCTTATTCTGTTTCTCGATACTCCTCTCATGTCATGGTCTTGGTAGTTAGAATTTCTTACCGGAAGTGTATGAATAGAATAGTTTGTTTCTCTAACTTCAATTGTGTATGCTTGTAAGTCTAACTGAAGTTATTTGGATTTGGTGGTTGTTCTATTGATTAAGACTCCTATGTGAAACTGCACATTACAATAAAATATGCTGCTAGAAGTGTATGCTGTATTGGCAATTGTAATGTATAGACTGCATAATTTGGTTACCACTATTTGTCTCGAAGGTTGGAGAACTATATTTCACCGCAAATTTTGTGTGGTTTATAGAGCATCATTAAAATAGTTAGTTTGTCGTCTTTACATATTACACCTTGTTGCCTTTTTTTATTATACAGTCGTATGTtgcaaattattggttagtcatAATTATATTTGATTATGCTATATTCCTTTTTAATTGTCGCTTTGGATAACTGGTAAAAAATTTGAATGTTTTATCTGTTATGACTGCCTTTTCCGGCATAATTGTCTTTAAGAATCTTGTATTGCATGATATGTTGTCGGTTTTAGATTGATCATTTAATATATCCATGTATTAACTATTTCACTCATCAAAAGTTAATATTTCAAGTTTTCTTGGACCATCAGGACCTTAGAGATTTCTTAGGCATCTCTTTATCATCTTttaattcttatatatatatatatatatatatatatatatatatatatatatatatatatatatatatatatatatatatatatattaggcaTGCATTTATGAGTATATATTCTTCTTAATAGCTAGCATGGATTTACATAAGGTCTTTAGTGCATGGATTACGCCTTTCATGTCTTTCTTTAAATTGCATCTAAGTTCCCTTTTCTATTGTCCTCAGTGGTCAAAATGGAGGTGAGCTTCTAGAGTCTTCTATGATCATAGTGTTCCCCTAGGTTACAAGAATTATTTATGAGACATACGAAAAACAAGCTTAGTTTGACCAACAACCGCTTTATTTAATGGTAAGCGATGGAGGAATTTTCTCGTTGAAAAAAAATCTTGTTACTCTTGCACGCTCCAGCACAAACGTGAACTTATCTCACATCAAATGTAGTATAGAGACACCTCTAGTCAAAGATTAAAAGAAAAGTAGTAAAAAAACAATAGTATAGAGATGAGAATGCTATGTTAGATGTGGTCAAAACCAAACCCAAACAAAAGGATAATATAATAGAGACGAGAATGCCACATTCAATATGTGAACTTACTAGAAATAGAAGGTATGGATATTTTCAAAGACAACTAATAGTATCTATACTTGGAATACTCAAATATATTGATGTAGGGTAGGGGTACAGGGAACCAAAGAAAGCATTAGTGAAtgtgataaaaataaataaaaattaaattgaatatTTACTACTGCAATTGCTAAGATTTAGATAGTTGATTCTAAATAAGTTGTGCAAATATGGCTTGATGCACTAGCAATTTCATTTCATATTTCTTGTGAGCCATAGTGTGACATATGTTAAACATAACAAAGTTAATATGCTTTCCTTGTAAAAATTGATCTCATATGGAAATATCACTCCTGGTTAATAGTTGTCAACTTTCGTACAGTTGGACACCAGTAAACAATCATCATTCATGGCTCAACAAGATTAATTCCCAGCCAAATCCCCACAGGGGTTTGATTATGTTATCCATGCCatctctctcttctttttttttccctttctgaGTTCCTCTACAATTTATGTCTggtggttttttttttaaattttattttgtatttgtgGGATGTTTACTTGGCtgaaaataaatgaataaataaataaataaacttttaaattCCTTTTTGTTTATtcaaaagggagaagagagaggggtaAATTTTCCCATCCAATTCCTCAATATTTTATTTCCACTCAGATTGAATGAAAATGGCGAGAAATATAGTTTTAGTTCCCTTCCCACTCCATTCAAGTAAACAAGATGAATGGAACAAAATTGGTGtaagatatttttttctttttctattacttAAACTGCTATAATTCTCTCCTACTGCCCCTTGAAGTAATGAAGTAAACACCACATTAGTGATATAATGTAATTTTGTTTCTGATTCCATTTGCAGTGCAAATCTTGTGTTCCAATCTACATTGTGTAATAGATCAATGTCTCAattaatgttttttattttttgcatttcTGGTCAAAGCGTTACGGCTCTGACAAAGAAAGTTTGCAAAGGAGAACTGAGAAGTGGTGGGACAATTGCAACTACTTTTCTCTGTGATCGTTCTAGTATATCTTCCATGGTCATACTGATAGAGTTTAAGATTAGCTAGTGTGGCTTCGATAGTCATGTTGAGTTTATTTTCAGACATTTCGAATAGAATTTTGGACTAACAATTCCCCGAAAGATTTGTTTTCCAAATTTTGTTTTAACTTTGTTCCTAttgtaaattatttttgtaatttcGTTGACTATGTGATCGATTTTTTTTCAGCTCATGTCAATCTTCTCACCTTTGGCCTGAAAGTTCCATTGACACTTAACAATACATCAAAACAATGAGGAAGGGGCATAGAACAGTTTCTTGGATTTCGATCATTTGTCTGCAACGAAGACACAAACCCCATCAGAGTTAAAATCATGAGACGAAGGCAAACAAACCCAGGTACTCCTATGGTTTGATCCATCCATGTAATTGCTAAAGTgtagaaatagagagattaacttcgaGGATCAAATTCCTCAGTATGGTTTGAGTTTTCCAACTTTTTTCAAGCTGTCAACTAGAACCTGGTTCGTATTGTTTCGAATAGCTGAcccaattcaaccaattgattcgaGGTGTCCAAAGTATATAAGCTTTACTTTGTTGTgcaaaaaggcgggtcccgccgcccaacGGCCCCCTAGGTCTGGCCCCACAAGGATcttaggaggaggtaaatcagcggtgaatgttagtccgggtaaagcgtggtgtctccggaatttaacacagccggcccagattattcatccagtgcgtgtccgtggaccttcgaccctactactcattgtgcaaggatgtcacgccttaaccggttgatccagccTGCGGGGACATATATAAGCTTTACTTGCtgcaaaaggttggaaccgccaacctaacggccccctcaacccggccccacaagtatgagagggagtaaatcacggtgaatacgggcccagctatgacatggtggtctcaggtgtttagcacggacagatattgatgttatcgcatttgTTGTCGCAGACCCTCGACCTCTCGACTCATGCTGCAAGAATtcatgtcataaccagttgatcccgcccgtgggggcatCATATATATAAGCTTTACTTGATAACAAGTGAGGTGGATGTGAGTCTGATAGGGCCATATAAACAGATGGTGTCATCTTTTATTTCTCCCACCAAATCAGATCTTTTACTTGATCTATTGAGCTCACCGATGATCAATGTATATCGTAACTGCTCCTCTGAGTTCCCCACATGCCTTCTGATCCCTAAGACTAAGCAGGTGACGACGACTACTGTCTCACCAAATACACGGTGATTCTGACAAGGACTGAGCATCAATCATTCCCCATATTCCCTAATTATTAGCAGACAGTGAGTGCGTCTCATGTGGTTTGTCTATGTTAGAAGACTCGAGGGATTACTGGGGTTTTGATTTAGTTAAGCTTTGGTTCGCTACCTCGCTCGATTTTAGGGTCAGTTTATCTGTAGTGTACACCCTTATTTACTTGTTTCAAATCAAGGGAGAGGGTCGCAGAGCGTATTTTGCTGAATTGTATAAAAACTTGTTTGCCAAAGTTAGACGAATGCGACATTACCAATTTATCGGTGCACATTCGACAAAAGCCTAGGGGGCAAGGCGGGCCATCAGGAGTTCGGATTTTCTGTCCTCAAATTTTTCTATCCCCGTGTCCTTTTGTCGATCGGATGGATTAGATTATATTTCAAGGATGTCTTGCATATCACGAGGATATTACACACATCTTAAGGATGTCATGATGCTTTGAGATGTAATTTGATCCGTCCGATCAGCAGGGGACATGGGACAGAGAAATTTGAAGACAGGATCCGAATTGGGCCATCAGTCGGGGTGAGGTGGGCAATCATCAAAACTAAAGGCCATTGAGTAAGAAACTCAATGTCAGGCAGGGTGATCAGGTAAGGCGTCGAGGCCAATGGCAATCGAGTAGGGTGGTGACGATTGAGGAAGAGTCAGCCAATCTTGCTGTCGGTTGAGGTCCTTGAGGAAAAGCATCGAGTGAGGTGCTCATCATCAGGTAGGGTGGTTAGGCAAGCCGTAAGGGTGGGCAGCGGCGAGCATCAGGGACAAAACACAATCGAATAGGTGACGATGATCAAGGATGTCGAGCAATCTAGTCACTCATCTTCATACATTGATGATCTTCCTAAGTTGATAGAGTTAGTAAATAGAGATTAAACGATATTAAAACACTAGCTCATTTAAAACGCGAAAAAGATATAATAAATGTATTAGGAACAAAATGTAAATTTCTTGGAAGTGTCCTCAGCCGTCCAATGCAGCGAGATTTGATCATGATGATGATGGAGGATgactctctcttcctcctccctcattTGCCTTTATAAGCCTTCAAAGCTATCAGTCCCTCGTCAACAACATCGGCCGGCAATGTCGCCAACGACCGTCCTCCTCCTACTCAGCCTCGTTCTACAGACTCCTCTCAATGCTCTGAAGACGTCCAAAGACTGcattggcggcggcggcggcgatggTTCCTTGCAGTTCGACTTGTACCTCACCAGCTGCCCGCTGGCGGAGGCCATCATCTTCTCCGGCGTGCAGCGTGCTGTGGCCGACGATGCCCGCATGGCCGCCTCCCTCCTCCGCCTCCACTTCCACGACTGCTTCGTCAATGTCGACCTCGCCACCGCCGATTCCTTCATTAAATTCACTCTTTTATCTTCTAGTGTAATTTCATCATGGCGTCTGGAACTGTGCGGTGATTCAGGGTTGCGACGCGTCGGTGCTTCTGGACGACACGGCGGAGATGACGGGGGAGAAGACGGCGGGGCCGAACGCCAACTCGCTGAGGGGTTTCGACGTGGTGGACGGGATCAAGGCGGAGCTGGAGATGGCCTGCCCGGAGACGGTTTCCTGCGCCGATCTCCTCGCCATTGCTGCCCGAGACTCTGTTCTTTTGGTATTTATTTATATATCTGCGAAATTTTCACTTTGGCCTTCGCAGTTTCCGCATATGTCAATTTTCACTTTTGTTCATGAAATTTACGCAGTCGGGAGGACCGACATGGCCGGTGGAGGTCGGCCGGAGGGATGGCACTGTCGCCAGCTTGTCCATGGCCACCACCAACCTCCCATCTCCGACGTCCGGCGTCGCTACCCTTCTCCAAAAGTTTGAAAACGTCGGCCTCTCCGCCAAGGACATGGTCGCTCTCTCCGGCGCCCACACCATCGGCAAGGCCCGCTGCTCCACGTTCGCCTCCCGCCTCACCGGCACAGGCGACCGTCTCTTCCTGCAGTCTCTGCGGCAGCTCTGTTCTGGGTCGCCATCGTCAAATGGGACGACGACAGCCTCATCGTTGGTCCACCTCGACGTGGGCTCGCCAATGGTGTTTGACAACCAGTACTACGCCAACCTTTTCGCCGGCGAGGGGCTACTTCAGTCGGACCAGGCCCTGGCTGGGGAAGCAGGGGAGGTGGGCCTGCTCGCAAAGGCCTATGCCGCAGACGAGGCGCTGTTCTTCGAGGACTTCACGGCCTCCATGGTGAGGATGGGCAGGCTGGCGCCGCCAGCGGGCAGCTCTGGCGAGGTCCGCAAAAGTTGCCGGGCAGTCAACTCTTAATTAGCTTAAgcactatatatatatagcatcAATTATCATAACttaatcatgatgattaactaACTAATCACTAGAAGTATACTAGCGTCCTAAGTATGCACCAGTGTGTTACTGTGACTAAGGTAGAAACAGATGTTAATTTGTGGGGTTTAGTGGTTAATTTGAATGTTATCACTATGATTTTAATTAGGTAAACTATTGGATCAAAGATTAAAGAATCAAGATCAAAAGCTATGCATCTATAAAACTCTAAACTCTCATCGTTTTCATAATATCTCTTCAAAGAATAGAAAAATAGACCGAGATGAAGAAAATATATCGATAAAAACTAAATCCAAATTAAAACTAAACCTTATATAAATTCACCTTATCAAAGGTTTAGTTCCCCTGGTTCATTTCGATCAATGAACCACCATCAAAACTTGATCAAGCGATTGTGAAGATAAGATATTAGACGAAATTAAACCTTAAGTAGAAGTCTAGGATTGCAGTGGTTTAATTTCCTTCAATTCTTATGTTCAATACACAAAGTAGATGAACACTCACTCAAAAGTATAGCTCAAAAGCCATGATGCCTTGCTATTTATAATCTCATCTGCTCTGTTTAGTATCAGAGGTCCTTTTATTTGCCCACACCAAGTGCATGTTTTGAGCaatctattttattatttatataattataataataataatataatacacGCATAGTAAAATATTTAGAAGTGTATAAAAGAATCGATTTGAATTCCTTCTAAATATGTATAAATTACACTTCAAATCTATTAATCTAATAAACAAATTAAGCCGCCTCCAATGATAATTAAGTGTATGAAATAAACTTCCATAAAATCAAACTAATTATCTCAAGATCAGTTGACCCAAAGACTTAAATAACTAGTgccaactttatatatatatatataaagactaAACTCATAAAAGTGCTTTTAAAATCCTCTTAATTCTCTTTTACTGTAATGTAAAATCATAGTAAATGAAAAAATTTCTTTTTGAGTAATAAAGATATGCGCCTTTTCTAGAAAATAAATTTCTTTTAGCTTGAGTGAGTCAATTTTTTATGCATCTTTGAAACTCTTCACTTTGTCCATCAATATTCTGCCCTAAGTCCAAGAAGATCGATTGAGTAAAATAGACTAAACAATCTAAGCAAATCAATCAAGTTAGTTTGTTTGGCCGGGCTGAGCGAGCATTCGAGCATTCTTATTAGACTGTGATACCGGCAATTTGAGTAAGCCAGACGATCCAAATGGTCTTAGTCGAGCGAACAATTAGATAGGGTGAGTTGATTAGGTTGGTCAGTCCAATCAAGTTTAGCGAGTCAATTAAGCAGACACACCTCGCGCATCCATCTAGCCTGACACAAGCAATTAAGCTTAACTGGTTGATTCTGAGACTAGACAAATCATCATCAGCCAACATGATGGGTCGACCAAATCAACTAATAGGTGTTTTTCTTCTGATCTAGATTAGCTAATCTATCATATTACAACAGCATGGAGAGCTCACAGAAATAGAATCACAAGGGAAATTAATCTTAAAGATACTGGCAGCAACTTCATCGATGTGTTTGCTCCAACCATAAGCATCAAGATTGAACGGGGAAATAATAGACTTGAAATTGCAAGCAATGGAAGAATAGTTAGTCATTCATGTATGTCATAAGCAGGTCCAAAAACCAAATTAGCAACTAATACAATATGATACTGATATCAAATATATACACTTAAAATGAAGACAATCGAGTTCAGAAATGTATCAACAAGCACAAGCGCGAAGATCCACCTTCTAACAGACCTATCAAATTGTAACTCCCAAGTAGACTTATTCAAAacctaaagaaaagaaaattgcaAGGAGACACTGAATTATCTGCAAACCAAACTGAAATATAACTCTCAAAAAATGATTCAACCAACTTTATTTATCTACTAAAAATGGTACTTTTTTTTGTCTATTAGTAGTGCTGTACAACAATTTCAAGCAAATCAAAGATACAATGAGTAGGTCAAATAAATTCCACGAAATTCGAATGAGAATGTGAACTCACAATTAGAGCATAGAACTAGAAGTCATTAACAAGATATAACTGCAAGTTTT contains:
- the LOC122008804 gene encoding ethylene-responsive transcription factor 3-like: MRKDRVPAAAGAAEPRFRGVRKRPWGRFAAEIRDPWKKARVWLGTFDSAEAAALAYDAAARALRGPAAKTNFPLASSSSPALPPSTSPTLRRPQFPFGQGRHVPASSGHSSTVESFSGPRLPAPAPIHRPMSQLGRRAKPPPQRVLDGDDDCHSDCGSSSSVVDDERGTTSARMNTLPFDLNLLPPPDDDFQATMLCL
- the LOC122008805 gene encoding peroxidase 40-like, which codes for MAASLLRLHFHDCFVNGCDASVLLDDTAEMTGEKTAGPNANSLRGFDVVDGIKAELEMACPETVSCADLLAIAARDSVLLSGGPTWPVEVGRRDGTVASLSMATTNLPSPTSGVATLLQKFENVGLSAKDMVALSGAHTIGKARCSTFASRLTGTGDRLFLQSLRQLCSGSPSSNGTTTASSLVHLDVGSPMVFDNQYYANLFAGEGLLQSDQALAGEAGEVGLLAKAYAADEALFFEDFTASMVRMGRLAPPAGSSGEVRKSCRAVNS